In one Brassica oleracea var. oleracea cultivar TO1000 chromosome C9, BOL, whole genome shotgun sequence genomic region, the following are encoded:
- the LOC106316388 gene encoding homeobox-leucine zipper protein ATHB-21 isoform X1, with translation MNNQNVHDHNLLFISQMYPSVYTSSIPQQAGESKPARPRRRRKSKSVAVAEVGGEGGNGWFRKRKLSDEQVRMLEMSFGDEHKLESERKDRLAKELGLDPRQVAVWFQNRRARWKNKRLEDEYTRLKNAHENVIVEKCRLDSEVLHLKEQLHDAEREIQRLAQRVEGALSNSPISSSVSVEANQTMPFFGDYEVEVGDDGGGYENLFYSPEYIDGFEWMSPFM, from the exons ATGAATAACCAGAATGTACATGATCATAATCTTCTATTCATTTCTCAGATGTACCCTAGTGTCTATACTTCATCAATACCACAACAAG CAGGAGAATCGAAACCAGCTCGGCCGAGGAGGAGGAGGAAGAGCAAGAGTGTTGCGGTGGCGGAGGTAGGTGGAGAAGGAGGCAATGGGTGGTTTAGGAAGAGGAAACTGAGTGATGAGCAAGTAAGAATGCTGGAGATGAGTTTTGGAGATGAACATAAGCTTGAGTCAGAGAGGAAAGATCGTCTTGCTAAGGAGTTAGGGCTTGATCCTCGCCAAGTAGCCGTCTGGTTCCAGAACCGCCGTGCACGGTGGAAGAACAAGAGGCTTGAAGATGAATACACTAGACTTAAGAATGCACACGAAAACGTCATCGTTGAGAAGTGTCGTCTTGATTCTGAG GTTCTTCACCTAAAGGAGCAGCTTCATGACGCTGAACGAGAGATCCAACGGTTGGCACAAAGAGTCGAAGGAGCCTTAAGCAACAGTCCGATCTCATCTTCTGTCTCTGTCGAAGCCAATCAGACTATGCCGTTTTTCGGAGACTACGAAGTCGAAGTTGGAGACGACGGTGGCGGTTATGAGAACTTGTTCTACTCGCCAGAATACATTGATGGATTTGAATGGATGAGCCCATTCATGTGA
- the LOC106314245 gene encoding glutathione S-transferase T3-like: protein MSSRNGWMLCTLSSMVINALFLLSSFSSIKKISFFSSFYLKPISKHLANSQQDTVFGFVQDSVEVSSSQFPGFSSQATQDETPAERKERRTWTPIDDIALISAWLNTSKDPIVANEQRASAFWKRIAAYFAASPKVAGSEPRESDHCKQHWQKINDQVNKFCGAFEAASREKRSGQNENDVLKLAQEIFYNNHKNKFTLEHAWKELRNDQKWCELSTSKTEGSSKRRKLDDSAQSSSSHAFETTTSDDEQATNRPPGVKASKDCGKKPHADGKEVNELQILWNIKKEDFAVKERVSRMRLLDSLLAKQELADYEEDLKKKLITELFSN, encoded by the coding sequence ATGTCTTCTCGAAATGGTTGGATGTTATGCACGCTTTCATCAATGGTGATCAATGCTCTTTTCCTTCTTTCCTCCTTCTCTTCTATAAAAAAAATATCATTCTTCTCTTCCTTCTATCTAAAACCAATTTCGAAACATCTTGCGAATAGTCAGCAAGACACTGTCTTTGGATTTGTTCAAGACAGTGTCGAAGTTTCTTCCTCCCAATTCCCTGGCTTTAGCAGTCAAGCAACACAAGATGAGACCCCTGCAGAGCGGAAGGAAAGGAGGACATGGACGCCTATAGATGACATAGCTCTCATCAGCGCTTGGTTAAATACAAGCAAAGATCCAATTGTAGCTAATGAGCAACGAGCTAGTGCGTTTTGGAAGAGGATAGCTGCCTACTTCGCGGCAAGTCCCAAGGTGGCAGGTTCTGAACCGCGAGAGTCTGATCATTGTAAGCAGCATTGGCAGAAGATCAACGACCAAGTGAACAAGTTTTGTGGGGCGTTTGAAGCTGCAAGTAGGGAGAAGAGGAGCGGCCAGAATGAAAATGATGTTCTGAAACTTGCGCAAGAGATCTTCTACAACAACCACAAAAATAAGTTCACACTAGAGCATGCATGGAAGGAGTTGAGGAATGATCAGAAATGGTGTGAGTTGTCTACTTCTAAAACCGAAGGCAGTTCTAAAAGAAGGAAGCTTGATGACAGTGCACAATCCTCAAGCTCTCACGCATTTGAAACCACCACTAGTGATGATGAGCAAGCTACCAACCGACCACCGGGTGTTAAGGCTTCAAAGGACTGTGGTAAGAAGCCGCATGCAGATGGTAAGGAGGTCAATGAGTTGCAGATTTTATGGAACATCAAGAAGGAGGACTTCGCTGTCAAAGAGAGGGTCTCGAGGATGAGGCTACTTGACTCTTTACTCGCTAAACAAGAGCTAGCTGACTATGAAGAAGATCTGAAGAAGAAGCTCATTACTGAGTTGTTCTCTAATTAG
- the LOC106316388 gene encoding homeobox-leucine zipper protein ATHB-21 isoform X2, translating to MNNQNVHDHNLLFISQMYPSVYTSSIPQQGESKPARPRRRRKSKSVAVAEVGGEGGNGWFRKRKLSDEQVRMLEMSFGDEHKLESERKDRLAKELGLDPRQVAVWFQNRRARWKNKRLEDEYTRLKNAHENVIVEKCRLDSEVLHLKEQLHDAEREIQRLAQRVEGALSNSPISSSVSVEANQTMPFFGDYEVEVGDDGGGYENLFYSPEYIDGFEWMSPFM from the exons ATGAATAACCAGAATGTACATGATCATAATCTTCTATTCATTTCTCAGATGTACCCTAGTGTCTATACTTCATCAATACCACAACAAG GAGAATCGAAACCAGCTCGGCCGAGGAGGAGGAGGAAGAGCAAGAGTGTTGCGGTGGCGGAGGTAGGTGGAGAAGGAGGCAATGGGTGGTTTAGGAAGAGGAAACTGAGTGATGAGCAAGTAAGAATGCTGGAGATGAGTTTTGGAGATGAACATAAGCTTGAGTCAGAGAGGAAAGATCGTCTTGCTAAGGAGTTAGGGCTTGATCCTCGCCAAGTAGCCGTCTGGTTCCAGAACCGCCGTGCACGGTGGAAGAACAAGAGGCTTGAAGATGAATACACTAGACTTAAGAATGCACACGAAAACGTCATCGTTGAGAAGTGTCGTCTTGATTCTGAG GTTCTTCACCTAAAGGAGCAGCTTCATGACGCTGAACGAGAGATCCAACGGTTGGCACAAAGAGTCGAAGGAGCCTTAAGCAACAGTCCGATCTCATCTTCTGTCTCTGTCGAAGCCAATCAGACTATGCCGTTTTTCGGAGACTACGAAGTCGAAGTTGGAGACGACGGTGGCGGTTATGAGAACTTGTTCTACTCGCCAGAATACATTGATGGATTTGAATGGATGAGCCCATTCATGTGA
- the LOC106314244 gene encoding uncharacterized protein LOC106314244, translating into MRIRRSAVVADAIVVANWSLPHPRSTQEVELHAHLTAGSLPLHNDIDDDYEWVAGVSPVTVFKSSTRSVLKHAFAMWVANWDRLPTRERLASWGLPITTTCPFCSRDNETRDHMLLACEFGREVWKEVFIRCLPPTNILTNWSELLSWIKAARTSELKLIRKVATQAIVFFLWKQRNNLIHNQISIYAASIFAGLDREVRNIISAKRKRKQFSTLMFLWLR; encoded by the exons ATGAGAATTAGAAGGAGCGCTGTTGTGGCTGATGCTATTGTTGTCGCAAACTGGTCATTGCCTCACCCTCGCTCAACACAGGAAGTCGAGCTTCATGCTCATCTCACCGCTGGCTCTCTCCCCTTACATAATGATATTGATGATGATTATGAATGGGTGGCAGGGGTGTCTCCAGTTACGGTGTTTAAATCATCCACTC GGTCGGTACTGAAGCACGCGTTCGCAATGTGGGTTGCCAATTGGGACAGGTTGCCAACGAGAGAAAGACTAGCTTCCTGGGGGTTGCCGATCACAACAACATGTCCTTTCTGCTCAAGGGACAATGAAACAAGGGATCATATGTTGCTAGCGTGCGAATTCGGTCGGGAAGTGTGGAAGGAAGTGTTCATTAGGTGTCTTCCGCCTACCAACATCCTGACCAACTGGTCGGAGCTCTTATCTTGGATCAAGGCTGCAAGAACTTCAGAGTTAAAACTCATACGTAAAGTAGCTACTCAAGCCATTGTCTTCTTCCTGTGGAAGCAAAGAAACAATCTGATTCATAACCAAATTTCCATCTATGCTGCTTCAATTTTCGCTGGCCTTGACAGGGAGGTGAGAAACATTATTTCTGCCAAGAGAAAGCGCAAACAGTTTAGTACTCTCATGTTTCTTTGGCTGAGATAA